The following proteins are encoded in a genomic region of Magnolia sinica isolate HGM2019 chromosome 1, MsV1, whole genome shotgun sequence:
- the LOC131243607 gene encoding putative cell wall protein has translation MASSSHFSLFSLFVLFSILIAITQVTQAARQVPNTAKDVDLKQSQFLVDQDGSFLIPGVGRFYFPPNGGSPTTTIPGIGSGGVNGLIPGGVNGLIPGGVNGLIPGGDDTP, from the coding sequence ATGGCATCCTCctcacatttctctctcttctctctttttgtCCTGTTCTCCATTCTCATAGCCATCACCCAAGTCACCCAAGCAGCTCGCCAAGTCCCCAACACTGCCAAAGACGTGGACCTCAAGCAGTCCCAGTTCCTTGTCGACCAAGATGGTAGCTTCCTAATTCCTGGTGTCGGGCGATTCTATTTTCCACCCAACGGTGGGAGCCCAACAACCACTATTCCCGGCATTGGCTCAGGTGGAGTAAATGGACTGATTCCCGGTGGAGTAAATGGACTGATTCCAGGTGGAGTAAATGGACTGATTCCAGGCGGGGATGACACTCCCTAA